One genomic region from Deltaproteobacteria bacterium encodes:
- a CDS encoding sigma-70 family RNA polymerase sigma factor: protein MQNAKGEDAEASPDVMKAKAGKKSPKKQKAISASLDTIKIYLREISAIPLLTPEEEVALAKRVEKNDASAREKMIESNLRLVVSIAKRYMNRGLPFLDLIEEGNIGLIKAVERFQYKKGFKFSTYASWWIRQAIERSIVNQTRTIRLPIHVDEKINRLVRVLREQIQVKGREPTVDEMAEVMDTTVEKIKEVMQVVRSTQSLDMPIGEKQENSLKDVIEDTSILSPDDIVEGIKRHEMISVWLEKLTENEKNVVILRFGLEDGDPMTLEKIGEEFGVTRERIRQIESSALKKLRYIITRESLILDEIL, encoded by the coding sequence GTGCAGAATGCAAAAGGAGAAGACGCTGAGGCGTCTCCGGATGTTATGAAGGCGAAGGCCGGCAAGAAATCGCCGAAGAAGCAGAAGGCGATTTCCGCTTCTCTGGACACGATCAAGATCTACCTTCGTGAAATCAGTGCCATCCCTCTTCTGACCCCGGAAGAAGAAGTCGCCCTGGCCAAGCGCGTGGAGAAAAATGACGCATCGGCACGGGAGAAGATGATTGAATCCAACCTTCGACTCGTTGTCAGCATTGCCAAACGGTACATGAACCGGGGACTTCCCTTCCTGGATCTGATCGAAGAGGGGAATATCGGGTTGATCAAGGCGGTGGAACGGTTTCAGTACAAAAAAGGATTCAAATTCAGTACCTATGCTTCCTGGTGGATTCGCCAGGCGATCGAACGTTCCATCGTGAACCAGACTCGGACGATTCGCTTGCCCATTCATGTGGACGAGAAGATCAACCGGTTGGTCCGGGTTCTGCGGGAGCAGATCCAGGTCAAGGGCCGGGAGCCTACCGTGGATGAGATGGCGGAGGTGATGGATACGACCGTTGAAAAGATCAAAGAGGTAATGCAGGTTGTCCGCTCGACACAGTCTCTCGATATGCCGATCGGCGAAAAGCAGGAGAATTCTCTCAAGGATGTCATTGAAGATACCTCCATTCTTTCGCCCGATGATATTGTGGAAGGGATCAAGCGGCACGAGATGATCTCCGTCTGGCTGGAAAAATTAACGGAGAACGAGAAAAACGTGGTGATCCTCCGCTTCGGACTCGAGGATGGGGATCCGATGACCCTTGAGAAGATCGGCGAGGAGTTCGGCGTAACGAGGGAGCGGATACGGCAGATTGAGTCTTCAGCCC
- the surE gene encoding 5'/3'-nucleotidase SurE: MLILLSNDDGVSAPGLRALAETLHVLGRVVVVAPDRERSAVGHALTLHKPLRVHELGEDVYSVNGTPTDCVTLAVNTILPGKPDLLISGINRGANLGDNITYSGTVAAAMEGALLGIPSMAVSVVGEGHFRYGEAAKAALRLARKIADHGLPADTFLNMNVPSLPAEQLSGIRITSMGRRTFKDPVVEKKDPRGRAYYWIGGEEIISGGKGHSDYEAIAENGISVTPLHLDLTHYEVFEKMESILFEGD, encoded by the coding sequence TTGCTGATTCTGCTTTCCAATGATGACGGGGTTTCCGCTCCGGGGTTGAGGGCGTTGGCAGAAACGCTGCACGTGTTGGGGCGCGTCGTTGTGGTGGCGCCGGACCGGGAACGAAGCGCCGTGGGCCATGCCCTGACCCTCCACAAACCACTGCGGGTCCATGAACTGGGGGAAGATGTTTACAGCGTGAACGGAACACCGACCGATTGTGTGACCTTGGCGGTGAATACGATCCTGCCGGGAAAACCGGACCTCCTGATTTCCGGGATCAACCGGGGAGCCAATCTGGGCGATAACATCACCTATTCCGGCACGGTTGCGGCGGCGATGGAAGGGGCCTTGCTCGGGATTCCCTCGATGGCAGTCTCCGTCGTCGGTGAGGGGCATTTCCGGTACGGGGAGGCAGCGAAGGCCGCTTTGCGGCTGGCCCGGAAGATCGCAGATCACGGACTGCCTGCCGATACCTTCTTGAACATGAATGTTCCCAGTCTGCCGGCGGAGCAGCTCTCGGGAATCCGGATTACCTCCATGGGGCGGCGGACCTTCAAGGACCCGGTGGTGGAAAAGAAGGACCCGAGAGGGCGTGCCTACTACTGGATCGGTGGGGAGGAGATTATTTCCGGGGGGAAGGGGCATTCCGATTATGAGGCCATTGCTGAAAACGGCATCTCCGTGACTCCCCTGCATCTTGATCTGACCCATTATGAGGTCTTCGAGAAGATGGAAAGCATCCTCTTTGAGGGCGATTGA
- a CDS encoding protein-L-isoaspartate(D-aspartate) O-methyltransferase, translating into MVQYRNPGIALKRLVDEILPAAGIEDVRVLSAFRRVPRHRFVDEALALRAYEDVALPIGYGQTISQPSTVAYVAQALELQGNEKVLEIGSGSGYQTAILAHLAERIFAMERIRPLGNQVWPRLDRLGLSNVAIRIGDGTYGWPDQAPFDVVVVSAGSPRIPEHLVRQLRVGGKMIIPLEVDGSQRLIKVIKRSSGMDRIELDPCRFVKLVGRYGWEKSPSRRGKRNDALDS; encoded by the coding sequence ATGGTCCAATACAGGAATCCCGGGATTGCCCTGAAACGGCTGGTGGACGAGATCCTTCCCGCAGCGGGGATCGAAGACGTCCGGGTTCTCTCCGCTTTCCGCCGTGTGCCTCGTCACCGGTTCGTCGATGAGGCGCTGGCGCTTCGGGCCTATGAGGATGTTGCACTTCCCATCGGGTACGGGCAAACGATCTCCCAGCCTTCCACGGTTGCCTATGTCGCACAGGCGCTGGAATTGCAGGGGAACGAAAAGGTTCTGGAGATCGGCTCCGGCTCCGGGTATCAGACGGCCATCCTGGCGCATCTTGCGGAACGGATCTTTGCCATGGAACGGATCCGTCCTTTGGGGAATCAGGTCTGGCCGCGCCTTGACCGCCTTGGGCTTTCCAATGTGGCGATTCGGATCGGGGATGGGACCTACGGCTGGCCGGATCAGGCTCCCTTTGATGTTGTTGTGGTCTCCGCCGGGTCTCCCCGGATTCCGGAACATCTGGTTCGGCAGCTCCGTGTGGGAGGGAAGATGATCATCCCCCTGGAGGTCGACGGCTCCCAGCGTCTGATCAAAGTGATCAAACGTTCTTCCGGGATGGATCGGATCGAACTCGATCCCTGCCGGTTTGTTAAACTCGTCGGAAGATACGGTTGGGAGAAAAGCCCTTCCCGCCGGGGAAAGAGGAATGATGCCCTGGATTCATGA
- a CDS encoding DedA family protein: MPWIHELQTWIVSWAQTDNALVALFFLAFAESSFFPLPPDILLIAMSLNAPSQALYYALLCTVGSAAGGVFGYFLGQKGGRPLLNRFVSAGKIRMVHDYFEKYEAWAIGIAGFTPIPYKIFTLSAGVFYIDFLKFVLVSFISRGARFFLVAGMIVLFGDYITGFIEKYFNLLSILFVILLIGGFYVVKKMSSRAVSQKDEA; the protein is encoded by the coding sequence ATGCCCTGGATTCATGAATTGCAAACCTGGATTGTTTCCTGGGCACAAACCGATAATGCTCTGGTGGCGCTCTTTTTTCTTGCCTTTGCCGAGTCCTCTTTCTTTCCCCTTCCCCCGGATATTCTCCTGATCGCCATGTCGCTCAACGCCCCCAGTCAGGCCCTCTATTACGCTCTTCTCTGTACGGTGGGGTCGGCGGCCGGCGGGGTCTTCGGCTATTTCCTCGGGCAGAAGGGCGGCCGTCCCCTTCTGAACCGATTTGTTTCGGCGGGGAAAATCCGTATGGTACATGACTATTTCGAAAAATATGAGGCCTGGGCCATTGGAATTGCCGGGTTTACCCCCATCCCCTACAAGATCTTCACCCTCTCGGCAGGGGTTTTTTATATTGACTTTCTGAAATTCGTTTTAGTATCATTCATAAGCCGCGGGGCCAGGTTCTTCCTGGTTGCCGGCATGATCGTTCTTTTCGGGGATTATATCACCGGATTTATCGAGAAATATTTTAATCTCCTCTCGATTCTGTTTGTCATCCTCCTCATAGGAGGTTTCTACGTTGTAAAGAAGATGTCTTCCCGGGCCGTATCGCAAAAGGATGAGGCCTGA